In Synechococcus sp. KORDI-100, a single window of DNA contains:
- a CDS encoding conjugal transfer protein TrbI yields MDKCACTSCTCVVEQSAAVVLNGQKFCSDACAQGHPNDEPCHGSGSCGCSCATS; encoded by the coding sequence ATGGACAAGTGTGCTTGCACGTCCTGCACCTGTGTTGTTGAGCAATCCGCTGCTGTGGTTCTCAATGGCCAAAAGTTCTGTTCCGATGCCTGTGCGCAGGGGCATCCCAACGATGAGCCCTGTCATGGCAGTGGATCCTGTGGTTGCAGCTGTGCCACGAGCTGA
- a CDS encoding AbrB family transcriptional regulator, translated as MLTGSDLLAKVKDLGDVSKSDLVKACGYVSTKKDGGERLNFTAFYEALLEAKGVNLAVGGAAGVGKGGRKLSYTAKVQGNGNLLVGKAYTSMLELNPGDEFTIKLGKKAIRLIPAGETEEGDE; from the coding sequence ATGCTGACCGGATCTGATCTTCTTGCGAAAGTGAAAGACCTGGGAGACGTTTCCAAGTCTGATCTTGTCAAGGCCTGCGGCTATGTCTCCACCAAAAAAGACGGAGGTGAGCGCCTGAATTTCACCGCCTTCTACGAAGCACTTCTTGAAGCCAAAGGAGTCAACCTTGCCGTAGGCGGCGCCGCTGGCGTCGGCAAAGGTGGACGCAAACTCAGCTACACAGCCAAGGTGCAAGGCAACGGCAATCTCCTTGTTGGCAAGGCCTATACGTCAATGCTGGAGCTGAATCCCGGCGATGAATTCACGATCAAACTGGGTAAAAAAGCGATCCGCCTTATTCCTGCTGGCGAGACAGAAGAAGGAGACGAGTGA